The following proteins come from a genomic window of Gossypium raimondii isolate GPD5lz unplaced genomic scaffold, ASM2569854v1 Contig00047, whole genome shotgun sequence:
- the LOC105761514 gene encoding disease resistance-like protein DSC1 produces HAAAAHDAGSLLHCRPMLNSFFHLHRKDLADILVVINKTEKASEGFRFLRCLGKRKQAKFLELDLSETAIAEPPSFIFQFKNLKVLSFNGRKGPSYKLLPNLPSLFKVIQGRRTNPMAQMLPLLSGLSSLRELKLRDCNLCEGDLPRDIYGLSSLWPLDLSGNNFISILASLTRLSKLGNLILSNCNMCTLGEADIHGDISGISSLIRFDLSGKNFITIPLALTQLSRLKLLKLSGCKMLKSLPELPTSIAAVHIDGCS; encoded by the exons ACATGCTGCTGCTGCTCACGATGCTGGTAGTTTGTTGCATTGCAGACCAATGCTCAACAGTTTCTTCCACTTGCATCGGAAAGATCTAGCAGACATTTTGGTGGTTATCAACAAAACAGAGAAGGCATCTGAAGGGTTTCGCTTTCTCAGATGTCTAGGGAAAAGGAAA CAAGCAAAGTTTTTGGAGCTCGACTTGAGTGAAACAGCCATAGCAGAACCACCatcctttatttttcaatttaaaaatcttaaagttCTTTCTTTCAATGGGCGCAAGGGACCATCATATAAGTTACTACCAAATTTGCCTTCTCTTTTCAAGGTAATCCAAGGAAGAAGGACGAATCCCATGGCTCAGATGTTGCCTTTGTTGTCAGGTTTGAGTTCTTTAAGAGAGCTAAAACTAAGGGACTGCAATCTTTGTGAAGGAGATCTTCCACGTGATATTTATGGTCTATCCTCTTTGTGGCCTCTTGATCTTAGTGGTAACAATTTCATCAGCATACTTGCATCTCTTACTCGACTCTCGAAGCTCGGAAATCTTATATTGTCAAATTGCAACATGTGCACTCTTGGTGAAGCAGATATTCATGGTGATATTTCTGGTATATCCTCTTTGATACGTTTTGATCTTAGTGGTAAGAATTTCATCACCATTCCTTTGGCTCTTACTCAACTTTCCAGGCTCAAATTGCTTAAATTGTCAGGTTGCAAGATGCTTAAATCGTTGCCTGAGCTACCAACAAGTATAGCAGCTGTGCATATAGATGGTTGTTCTTGA